The following coding sequences are from one Gloeocapsa sp. PCC 73106 window:
- a CDS encoding branched-chain amino acid ABC transporter permease: protein MSLILESLFNGLSIGSVLLIAALGLAIVFGLMGVINLAHGELIMLGAYTTYVVQNIFKGLAEPWSSLYIICAIPLAFIVSALVGLALERGAIRHLYGRPLETLLATWGVSLILRQFVRSVNGLLVIAIALFCLLFFTGITLIHNRTQRVIIFILSLAIAAVGGFLLYQHGPKAWIEPWFSARNVDVTAPAWLRGGLPIGSFQIPYARVFIIILTILCLLGTYWFLNRSHWGLRVRAVTQNRTMSACLGIPTNQVDALTFALGSGLAGIAGCAISLLGSVGPNTGQNYIIDTFMVVVVGGVGNLLGTVIAALSIGILSYLIGSGVLAVMLTPVEFLKPLVDTLTFFATSSMAKVLIFALIIAFLQIKPAGIFPPKGRTAQL from the coding sequence ATGTCACTAATTTTAGAAAGTCTATTTAACGGCTTGAGTATCGGTTCAGTACTGCTGATCGCCGCTTTGGGCTTAGCTATAGTCTTTGGACTGATGGGTGTAATTAATCTCGCCCACGGTGAACTGATTATGCTGGGAGCTTATACCACGTATGTTGTACAAAATATATTTAAAGGTTTAGCAGAACCCTGGTCTAGTTTATATATTATCTGCGCCATACCTTTGGCTTTTATCGTTTCTGCTTTAGTAGGGCTAGCTTTAGAAAGAGGGGCGATTCGTCATCTCTACGGGCGCCCTCTAGAAACTCTGTTGGCGACTTGGGGAGTGAGTCTAATTTTGCGTCAATTCGTACGTAGCGTTAACGGGCTCTTAGTAATCGCGATCGCTCTTTTTTGTCTACTGTTTTTCACAGGGATAACCCTAATACACAACCGCACGCAAAGAGTAATTATTTTTATACTCAGTCTAGCGATCGCTGCTGTAGGGGGCTTTTTACTCTATCAACATGGTCCCAAAGCTTGGATTGAACCCTGGTTTAGCGCCAGAAACGTAGACGTTACCGCTCCCGCTTGGTTACGAGGAGGTTTACCCATAGGCTCGTTTCAAATTCCCTATGCGCGAGTTTTTATTATCATTCTCACTATCCTCTGTCTTTTGGGAACCTATTGGTTTTTAAATCGTTCTCATTGGGGCTTGAGAGTACGAGCAGTAACCCAAAACCGCACCATGAGCGCTTGTTTAGGTATTCCCACCAACCAGGTAGACGCTTTGACTTTTGCTCTGGGTTCGGGTTTAGCGGGAATCGCCGGTTGTGCTATCAGTTTATTGGGTTCAGTGGGACCAAACACAGGACAAAATTACATCATCGATACCTTTATGGTGGTGGTAGTGGGGGGAGTGGGTAATCTGCTGGGGACGGTTATAGCCGCTTTAAGCATAGGTATCCTTAGCTACTTGATTGGTTCGGGAGTCTTAGCGGTGATGCTCACTCCTGTTGAGTTTTTAAAGCCCTTGGTAGACACCTTAACTTTTTTTGCTACTAGTAGCATGGCAAAAGTGTTAATTTTTGCTCTAATTATTGCTTTTCTGCAAATCAAACCGGCGGGAATTTTTCCGCCAAAAGGTCGTACAGCTCAACTCTAA
- the urtA gene encoding urea ABC transporter substrate-binding protein produces MSRLGRRKFIFYGSATLGASIFLKACAESPETTTTTTPPETTTTTTPETPTEPATPVANPSDGDTIKVGILHSLSGTMAISETTVVEAEKLAIKEINEAGGVLGKQIEAVVEDGGSDWPTFAEKAAKLIDQDQVVTVFGGWTSASRQAMLPVFESKNHQLWYPLQYEGQECSQNVFYTGAAPNQQIEPAVDWLLENKGTKFFLVGSDYVFPRTANTIIKEQLAAKGGEVVGEDYIPLGDTEVTAIITKIKAALPEGGVIFNSLNGDSNVAFFKQMQGAGMTPDKYPVMSVSIAEEEVRQIGKEYLLGHYAAWNYFQTVESPANQKFVDAFKAEYGEDRVTNDPMEAAYVMVYLWKQAVEKAGTTDLEPVRKAAIGQELEAPHGPIKMQPNHHISKTVRIGQIRDDGLFDIVWSTEGPIDPQPWNQFVPETKGFACDWSDPNKGGKFKI; encoded by the coding sequence ATGAGCAGATTAGGACGCAGAAAATTTATCTTTTACGGTTCAGCCACCTTGGGGGCTAGTATTTTCCTCAAAGCTTGTGCAGAATCCCCAGAGACAACCACTACTACCACACCCCCGGAGACCACCACTACTACCACTCCTGAAACTCCAACAGAACCAGCTACTCCCGTCGCCAATCCTAGCGATGGTGACACGATCAAAGTGGGCATACTGCACTCTTTAAGCGGTACTATGGCCATTAGTGAAACTACGGTAGTAGAAGCAGAAAAATTAGCCATTAAAGAAATTAACGAAGCTGGAGGGGTACTAGGAAAACAAATAGAAGCAGTCGTAGAAGACGGTGGTTCTGACTGGCCCACTTTTGCTGAAAAAGCCGCTAAATTAATCGATCAAGATCAAGTAGTTACCGTCTTTGGCGGTTGGACTTCCGCGAGTCGTCAAGCCATGTTACCAGTTTTTGAGTCGAAAAATCACCAGTTGTGGTACCCGTTGCAGTACGAAGGACAAGAGTGCTCCCAAAACGTATTTTACACCGGTGCTGCTCCCAATCAGCAGATCGAGCCCGCTGTAGATTGGTTATTAGAAAACAAAGGGACCAAATTTTTCCTAGTGGGTTCAGACTACGTTTTCCCCCGCACCGCTAATACCATCATTAAAGAACAACTAGCCGCTAAAGGCGGTGAAGTCGTGGGTGAAGACTATATTCCTCTAGGAGATACAGAAGTAACCGCTATTATTACCAAAATCAAAGCAGCTTTACCCGAAGGAGGCGTAATCTTTAACAGTCTCAACGGGGATAGTAATGTAGCCTTCTTTAAACAAATGCAAGGCGCGGGGATGACTCCAGATAAATACCCAGTCATGTCCGTCAGTATCGCAGAAGAAGAAGTTAGACAAATTGGGAAAGAATATCTCCTCGGTCATTATGCAGCTTGGAATTACTTCCAAACCGTAGAAAGCCCCGCCAATCAGAAATTTGTCGACGCTTTTAAAGCCGAGTATGGAGAAGATCGCGTGACTAACGACCCGATGGAAGCGGCTTATGTGATGGTATACCTGTGGAAACAAGCCGTAGAAAAAGCGGGAACCACCGATTTAGAACCAGTGAGAAAAGCCGCTATTGGTCAAGAACTTGAAGCCCCCCACGGTCCCATTAAAATGCAGCCCAATCACCACATTTCTAAAACCGTACGCATCGGTCAAATTAGAGATGATGGTTTATTCGACATCGTTTGGAGTACCGAGGGACCCATAGATCCTCAACCGTGGAACCAATTCGTACCAGAGACTAAAGGCTTCGCCTGCGATTGGTCCGATCCCAATAAAGGCGGCAAATTCAAAATCTAA